The Bacillota bacterium genome includes a window with the following:
- a CDS encoding S53 family peptidase, protein MFRGSRRGWRRLLPLLVAAVLLAASFPGAAAAGAPGPSGSRGPAGSARLPIHVRGAATAQYQAGYTPAQIRHAYGFDTLGATGAGQTIAIVDAYGSPTIQQDLATFDQQFGLPPAQLTIAYPGGKPRKTDGGWALETSLDVEWAHALAPGARILLVVARTASLSDLLQAVDYASGQGAQVVSMSWGGSEFSGETSYDATFTRSGVVYVASSGDSGTGTLWPAVSPDVVGVGGTTLPLDAQGDLTGPESAWAGSGGGTSLYEPEPGYQVSYGIDSGGARAVPDVSFDADPNTGVAVYDSTRYQGQSGWYVVGGTSFGAPSWAALVALADESRTAPLAGADSLLYQLATGALYAQNYRDVLTGSNGSCGSLCTAGPGYDFVTGLGSPLAGSLVPALAAAP, encoded by the coding sequence CTGTTCCGGGGAAGCAGGCGGGGGTGGCGGCGACTCCTGCCCCTCCTGGTGGCGGCGGTGCTTCTCGCCGCATCCTTCCCGGGAGCGGCCGCGGCAGGGGCCCCCGGCCCGAGCGGGAGCCGGGGACCGGCGGGGAGCGCCCGGCTCCCCATCCACGTCCGCGGCGCGGCCACCGCCCAGTACCAGGCGGGCTACACGCCCGCCCAGATCCGGCACGCCTACGGCTTCGACACGCTGGGCGCCACCGGCGCCGGCCAGACCATCGCCATCGTCGACGCCTACGGCAGCCCCACCATCCAGCAGGACCTGGCCACCTTCGACCAGCAGTTCGGGCTGCCTCCGGCCCAGCTGACCATCGCGTACCCGGGCGGCAAGCCCAGGAAGACCGACGGCGGCTGGGCGCTGGAGACCTCCCTGGACGTGGAGTGGGCGCACGCCCTGGCGCCCGGGGCGCGGATCCTCCTGGTCGTCGCTCGCACGGCCAGCTTGAGCGACCTGCTGCAGGCGGTGGACTACGCCAGCGGGCAGGGCGCCCAGGTGGTCTCGATGAGCTGGGGCGGGTCGGAGTTCTCCGGCGAGACGAGCTACGACGCCACCTTCACGCGGTCCGGCGTCGTCTACGTGGCCAGCTCGGGCGACAGCGGCACCGGCACCCTCTGGCCCGCCGTCTCGCCCGACGTGGTGGGCGTGGGCGGCACCACCCTGCCGCTGGACGCCCAGGGCGACCTGACGGGGCCCGAGAGCGCGTGGGCGGGGTCGGGCGGCGGCACCAGCCTCTACGAGCCGGAGCCCGGTTACCAGGTCTCCTACGGGATCGACTCGGGCGGCGCGCGGGCCGTGCCCGACGTCAGCTTCGACGCCGACCCCAACACCGGCGTGGCCGTCTACGACTCCACGCGCTACCAGGGCCAGAGCGGCTGGTACGTGGTGGGAGGCACCAGCTTCGGCGCGCCCAGCTGGGCGGCGCTGGTGGCGCTGGCCGACGAGAGCCGCACCGCGCCGCTCGCCGGGGCCGACAGCCTCCTCTACCAGCTCGCGACGGGCGCGCTCTACGCCCAGAACTACCGGGACGTGCTCACGGGCAGCAACGGGAGCTGCGGCAGCCTCTGCACCGCCGGCCCGGGATACGACTTCGTCACCGGCCTGGGCAGCCCGCTGGCGGGCTCGCTGGTGCCCGCGCTGGCCGCCGCGCCCTGA